One part of the Streptomyces sp. NBC_00286 genome encodes these proteins:
- a CDS encoding ABC transporter ATP-binding protein, with the protein MMNYASRPPNEGAPRPDETPGAPGTPAVRAEGLTVVRGPRTVLRGLDFTVPRGQVTGLLGPSGCGKSTLMRAIVGTQAKVTGTLDVLDRPAGHPTLRTRIGYVTQAPSVYDDLTIRQNLDYFAAILDPGRGSAERRHENVTRAIADVDLTSHADALAGNLSGGQRSRVSLAVALLGTPELLVLDEPTVGLDPVLRRDLWNLFHAIAAERGATLLISSHVMDEAERCHRLLLMREGEILADDTPDALRHRTDSETVEAAFLHLVDEAVAASRKKETTTR; encoded by the coding sequence ATGATGAATTACGCGTCCAGGCCACCCAATGAGGGAGCACCCCGCCCCGACGAGACACCCGGCGCACCAGGCACCCCCGCCGTCCGCGCCGAAGGCCTCACCGTCGTCCGCGGCCCCCGCACGGTCCTGCGCGGTCTCGACTTCACCGTCCCGCGCGGCCAGGTCACCGGTCTCCTCGGTCCCTCCGGCTGCGGCAAGTCGACCCTGATGCGCGCGATCGTCGGCACCCAGGCCAAGGTCACCGGCACCCTCGACGTCCTCGACCGCCCCGCCGGCCACCCCACCCTCCGCACCCGCATCGGCTACGTCACCCAAGCCCCCTCCGTCTACGACGACCTGACGATCCGCCAGAACCTCGACTACTTCGCCGCGATCCTGGACCCCGGCCGCGGCTCCGCCGAGCGACGGCACGAGAACGTCACCCGCGCCATCGCCGACGTCGACCTCACCAGCCACGCCGACGCCCTGGCCGGCAACCTCTCCGGCGGCCAGCGCAGCCGCGTCTCCCTGGCTGTGGCCCTCCTCGGCACCCCCGAGCTCCTGGTCCTCGACGAACCCACGGTCGGCCTGGACCCCGTACTCCGCCGTGACCTGTGGAACCTCTTCCACGCCATCGCCGCAGAACGCGGCGCCACCCTCCTGATCTCCTCCCACGTCATGGACGAGGCCGAGCGCTGCCACCGCCTCCTCCTCATGCGCGAGGGCGAGATCCTCGCCGACGACACCCCCGACGCCCTGCGCCACCGCACCGACTCCGAGACAGTCGAGGCAGCCTTCTTGCACCTGGTCGACGAGGCGGTCGCGGCGAGCCGCAAGAAGGAGACGACGACGCGATGA
- the proC gene encoding pyrroline-5-carboxylate reductase, whose amino-acid sequence MTQKVAVLGTGKIGEALLSGMIRAGWSPADLLVTARRTERAEELRTRYGVTPVTNPEAAKTADTLILTVKPQDMGTLLVELAPHVPADRLVISGAAGIPTSFFEERLAQGTPVVRVMTNTPALVDEAMSVISAGSHATAEHLAHAEEIFGAVGKTLRVPESQQDACTALSGSGPAYFFYLVEAMTDAGILLGLPREKAHDLIVQSAIGAAVMLRDSGEHPVKLRENVTSPAGTTINAIRELENHGVRAALIAAIEAARDRGRELASGSNT is encoded by the coding sequence ATGACCCAGAAAGTCGCAGTGCTCGGCACCGGCAAGATCGGCGAAGCCCTGCTCAGCGGAATGATCCGAGCCGGCTGGTCCCCCGCCGACCTCCTGGTCACCGCACGCCGCACGGAGCGAGCCGAAGAACTCCGCACGCGCTACGGCGTCACCCCGGTGACCAACCCCGAGGCAGCCAAGACCGCCGACACCCTGATCCTCACGGTCAAGCCTCAAGACATGGGCACCCTCCTCGTCGAACTGGCCCCACACGTCCCCGCCGACCGCCTCGTCATAAGCGGTGCGGCAGGCATCCCCACCTCCTTCTTCGAGGAGCGCCTCGCCCAAGGCACCCCCGTCGTCCGTGTCATGACGAACACCCCCGCCCTCGTCGACGAGGCCATGTCCGTCATCTCCGCCGGCAGCCACGCCACCGCCGAGCACCTCGCCCACGCCGAGGAGATCTTCGGCGCCGTAGGCAAGACGCTCCGCGTCCCCGAGTCCCAACAGGACGCCTGCACCGCCCTCTCCGGCTCAGGACCGGCGTACTTCTTCTACCTGGTAGAGGCCATGACCGACGCGGGCATCCTCCTCGGCCTGCCCCGCGAAAAAGCACACGACCTCATCGTCCAGTCCGCGATCGGCGCCGCCGTCATGCTCCGCGACAGCGGCGAACACCCCGTGAAACTCCGCGAGAACGTCACATCCCCCGCGGGCACCACGATCAACGCCATCCGCGAACTGGAGAACCACGGCGTACGAGCCGCCCTCATCGCCGCAATCGAGGCAGCCCGCGACCGCGGCCGCGAACTGGCCTCCGGCAGCAACACCTGA
- a CDS encoding ABC transporter permease — MSTTTSTSTPTTMAPAPTSALNASRTTATAARVLRQLRHDPRTIALMILIPCVMLFLLRYVFDGSQRTFDNIGASLLGIFPLITMFLVTSIATLRERTSGTLERLLAMPLGKADLIAGYALAFGALAIVQSALATGLAVWALGLDVTGSAWLLLLVALLDALLGTALGLFVSAFASSEFQAVQFMPAVIFPQLLLCGLFTPRPNMHPVLEGISNVLPMSYAVDGMNEVLLHTDVTADFIRDVLIVAACALLVLTLGAATLRRRTA, encoded by the coding sequence ATGAGCACGACCACGAGTACGAGTACGCCCACGACCATGGCGCCCGCCCCGACGAGCGCGCTGAACGCTTCCCGCACCACCGCCACCGCGGCCCGGGTCCTGCGCCAACTCCGCCACGACCCGCGCACCATCGCGCTGATGATCCTCATCCCGTGCGTGATGCTGTTCCTGCTGCGCTACGTCTTCGACGGCAGCCAACGCACCTTCGACAACATCGGCGCCTCCCTCCTCGGCATCTTCCCGCTGATCACGATGTTCCTGGTGACGTCCATCGCCACCCTCCGCGAACGCACCTCCGGCACCCTGGAACGCCTCCTCGCCATGCCCCTCGGCAAGGCCGACCTCATCGCGGGCTACGCCCTCGCCTTCGGCGCCCTCGCCATCGTCCAGTCCGCCCTCGCCACCGGTCTCGCCGTCTGGGCCCTGGGTCTCGACGTCACGGGCTCGGCCTGGCTCCTCCTGCTCGTCGCTCTCCTCGACGCTCTCCTGGGCACGGCCCTCGGTCTCTTCGTCTCGGCCTTCGCCTCCTCGGAGTTCCAGGCCGTGCAGTTCATGCCGGCGGTGATCTTCCCCCAGCTCCTCCTCTGCGGCCTGTTCACTCCCCGTCCCAACATGCACCCCGTCCTCGAAGGCATCTCCAACGTCCTCCCCATGTCGTACGCAGTCGACGGCATGAACGAAGTCCTCCTGCACACCGACGTCACCGCCGACTTCATCCGAGACGTACTGATCGTCGCCGCCTGTGCCCTCCTGGTCCTCACCCTCGGCGCCGCAACCCTTCGCCGCCGCACCGCCTGA
- the trpS gene encoding tryptophan--tRNA ligase, whose amino-acid sequence MTRIFSGVKPTGHLTLGNYLGAVRRWADVDQHCADALFCVVDLHALTVDHDPGRVRRLSRQAATLLLASGLDPKLCTVFVQSHVDEHARLSYLLECVASDGEMRRMIQYKEKAARERRRGGSVRLSLLTYPVLMAADILAYGTAEVPVGDDQTQHVELARDLAVRFNQRYGHTFVVPRATHPAVATRVMNLQEPTSKMGKSEDVGPGIVYLLDEPEVIRKKIMRAVTDSGRDVVYDPEGRPGVSNLLEILAACESGNPEGLAGVYESYGSLKKDTAEAVVELLRPVQERHSELCADPAYVEGVLRDGAEKAREMARPTVDAAYRAIGLLSPA is encoded by the coding sequence ATGACGCGGATCTTCAGCGGGGTCAAGCCGACGGGGCATCTGACGCTGGGGAACTACCTGGGGGCCGTACGGCGTTGGGCCGATGTCGATCAGCACTGCGCCGACGCACTGTTCTGTGTCGTCGACCTGCATGCGCTGACCGTGGATCACGATCCAGGTCGGGTGCGCAGGCTCAGTCGGCAGGCGGCCACGCTGTTGCTGGCCTCGGGGCTTGATCCCAAGCTGTGCACCGTGTTCGTACAGAGTCATGTGGATGAGCATGCGCGGCTGTCGTATCTGCTGGAGTGCGTGGCTTCGGACGGCGAGATGCGGCGGATGATCCAGTACAAGGAGAAGGCCGCGCGGGAGCGGAGGCGGGGTGGGAGCGTACGGCTGTCGCTGCTGACGTATCCGGTGCTGATGGCGGCGGACATCCTGGCGTATGGGACGGCTGAGGTGCCGGTCGGGGACGACCAGACGCAGCATGTGGAGCTGGCGCGGGATCTGGCGGTGCGGTTCAACCAGCGGTACGGGCATACGTTCGTGGTGCCTCGGGCCACGCATCCGGCGGTGGCGACGCGGGTGATGAACCTTCAGGAGCCGACGTCGAAGATGGGGAAGTCCGAGGATGTCGGGCCGGGGATCGTGTATCTGCTCGATGAGCCGGAGGTGATCCGGAAGAAGATCATGCGGGCGGTGACCGACAGCGGGCGGGATGTCGTGTACGACCCGGAGGGACGACCGGGGGTCTCGAATCTTCTGGAGATCCTCGCGGCCTGTGAAAGTGGGAACCCCGAGGGCCTGGCCGGTGTATATGAGTCGTACGGATCTTTGAAGAAGGACACCGCCGAGGCTGTGGTCGAGCTCCTCAGGCCCGTACAGGAGAGGCACAGCGAGCTGTGCGCGGATCCTGCGTATGTGGAGGGGGTGTTGCGGGATGGTGCGGAGAAGGCCAGAGAGATGGCGCGGCCGACGGTGGACGCGGCGTACCGGGCGATCGGGTTGCTTTCGCCGGCGTGA
- a CDS encoding class I SAM-dependent methyltransferase, producing MSTTPPPQPSALHAARAHSFNAAAAQYAANRPSYPPALFDAIEDLAGHPLAGSRVADIGAGTGIATALLHARGADVVAVEPGDGMAAQFRRSLPDVPILRGDGNSLPLATASTDFLTYAQSWHWTDPARSVPEAFRVLRPGGSLALWWNTSALKLPWIAEQANRIERHLGTAREVDRNGNGPEVSAALADPTGRLDFTRRTIRWSRHVPVDTHLANIGSHSIFLVNGEERTAAFLAEERQHLLKAFPNGTVEEVYDVILLLATNPTTSS from the coding sequence ATGTCCACGACGCCCCCACCACAGCCCTCCGCCCTCCACGCCGCCCGAGCCCACTCCTTCAATGCCGCCGCGGCCCAGTACGCCGCCAACCGCCCCTCCTACCCGCCCGCCCTCTTCGACGCGATCGAAGACCTGGCCGGTCACCCCCTCGCTGGCTCCCGCGTCGCGGACATCGGCGCCGGTACGGGCATAGCGACCGCACTGCTCCACGCCCGCGGCGCAGACGTCGTCGCCGTAGAGCCCGGCGACGGCATGGCGGCCCAGTTCCGCCGTTCCCTCCCCGACGTCCCCATCCTGCGGGGCGACGGCAACTCCCTCCCCCTGGCCACTGCCTCCACCGACTTCCTCACCTACGCCCAGTCCTGGCACTGGACCGATCCGGCCCGCTCGGTGCCGGAGGCATTCCGTGTCCTGCGCCCAGGCGGCTCGCTCGCTCTGTGGTGGAACACCAGCGCCCTGAAACTCCCGTGGATCGCCGAGCAGGCCAACCGCATCGAGCGCCACCTCGGCACCGCCCGCGAGGTGGACCGAAACGGCAACGGCCCCGAAGTCAGTGCCGCGCTCGCCGACCCCACCGGCCGCCTCGACTTCACCCGCCGTACGATCCGCTGGAGCCGCCACGTCCCCGTCGACACTCACCTCGCGAACATCGGCAGCCACTCGATCTTCCTCGTCAATGGCGAAGAACGCACCGCAGCCTTCCTCGCCGAGGAACGCCAGCACCTGCTCAAGGCCTTCCCAAACGGCACCGTCGAGGAGGTCTACGACGTAATCCTCCTGCTGGCCACCAACCCAACCACCAGCTCCTGA